A portion of the Croceibacterium sp. TMG7-5b_MA50 genome contains these proteins:
- a CDS encoding mandelate racemase/muconate lactonizing enzyme family protein, which produces MKVTGYRSLVTSHDWRRPVGDANGTIASGITEVPVLILETDGGLEGVGLGQHGEIARVFPAVEGQDPRAAPALYDSMLGHVFKSGHAGQTYGAIAAIDMALWDLKAKMAGEPLWRTLGAADRFVRGYASGLCYGLDDDAFAALYGEWAERGFHSAKIKGGKDLARDIRRLKIVQGIMARNNPVPALMLDVNESWNRKQAIRHLAAIEAAGIDLTWIEEPVRRWDAAGHAAITRAARPAVATGENLTGLEQFAPLFDAGAVDVVQAGSVWGITHFTRVAIAAHVRDLPVSPVGYDCNPAAHAAAAVPNMIGLEVQDFHWPAGLDVDQQIADGGVVLGDRPGLGIEVDEAAIAGHRAEGTWNVAGGPHRRPRDAGLRLVPDTGPALP; this is translated from the coding sequence ATGAAGGTCACCGGCTACAGGAGCCTGGTCACGTCGCACGACTGGCGGCGCCCGGTCGGGGATGCGAACGGCACCATCGCCTCCGGCATCACGGAAGTGCCGGTCCTGATCCTGGAAACGGATGGCGGGCTGGAGGGCGTGGGCCTGGGCCAGCATGGGGAGATCGCCCGCGTGTTCCCCGCGGTGGAAGGGCAGGACCCGCGCGCGGCGCCAGCCCTCTACGACAGCATGCTGGGCCATGTGTTCAAGAGCGGCCATGCCGGGCAGACCTATGGCGCGATCGCGGCGATCGACATGGCGCTGTGGGACCTGAAGGCGAAGATGGCGGGGGAGCCGCTGTGGCGCACGCTGGGCGCCGCCGACAGGTTCGTGCGCGGCTACGCCTCCGGCCTGTGCTATGGCCTGGATGACGATGCCTTCGCCGCGCTGTATGGCGAATGGGCCGAACGGGGCTTCCATTCGGCAAAGATCAAGGGGGGCAAGGATCTGGCGCGCGACATCCGCCGGCTGAAGATCGTGCAGGGCATCATGGCCCGCAACAACCCCGTCCCCGCGCTGATGCTGGACGTCAACGAAAGCTGGAACCGCAAGCAGGCGATCCGCCACCTCGCCGCGATCGAGGCGGCGGGGATCGACCTCACCTGGATCGAGGAGCCGGTGCGCCGGTGGGACGCCGCCGGCCACGCGGCGATCACCCGCGCCGCCCGCCCGGCGGTCGCCACGGGTGAGAACCTGACCGGGCTGGAGCAGTTCGCCCCGTTGTTCGACGCGGGCGCGGTGGACGTGGTGCAGGCGGGCAGCGTGTGGGGCATCACCCATTTCACCCGCGTCGCCATCGCCGCCCATGTGCGCGACCTGCCGGTCTCCCCCGTCGGCTATGACTGCAACCCGGCCGCCCATGCGGCGGCGGCGGTGCCCAACATGATCGGGCTGGAGGTGCAGGACTTCCACTGGCCCGCCGGCCTCGACGTCGATCAGCAGATCGCCGATGGCGGGGTCGTGCTGGGCGACCGGCCGGGCCTGGGGATCGAGGTGGACGAGGCGGCGATCGCCGGCCATCGCGCCGAAGGGACCTGGAACGTCGCCGGTGGGCCGCATCGCCGCCCGCGTGACGCCGGCCTGAGGCTGGTGCCCGACACCGGACCGGCGCTGCCATGA
- a CDS encoding SDR family oxidoreductase: MRLQGKTAIITAAGQGIGRASAELFVAEGARVIAADINADTLATLDGCETHVLDLTDGDAIARFAGDVGPVDILFNCAGFVHAGTILTTEEADFDFSFDLNVRSAYRLIRAVLPGMIEGGGGSIVNMSSVAGSVIAVPNRFVYCASKAAVIGLTKSVAQDFVGDGIRCNAICPGTVQSPSLNDRMAATGDAEKARADFVARQPMGRLGSTKEIAELALYLASDLSSYTTGTVNVIDGGWSNS; this comes from the coding sequence ATGCGCCTCCAGGGCAAGACCGCCATCATCACCGCCGCCGGCCAGGGCATCGGCCGCGCCAGTGCCGAACTGTTCGTGGCGGAAGGCGCGCGCGTGATCGCCGCCGACATCAACGCGGACACGCTCGCCACGCTGGACGGGTGCGAGACGCATGTGCTGGACCTGACCGACGGCGATGCCATCGCGCGCTTCGCCGGTGACGTCGGCCCGGTGGACATCCTGTTCAACTGTGCCGGCTTCGTCCATGCGGGCACCATCCTGACGACGGAGGAGGCGGATTTCGACTTCTCCTTCGACCTCAATGTCCGCTCCGCCTACCGCCTGATCCGCGCGGTGCTGCCGGGCATGATCGAAGGGGGCGGCGGGTCGATCGTCAACATGTCGTCGGTCGCCGGGTCGGTGATCGCGGTGCCCAACCGCTTCGTCTATTGTGCGTCGAAGGCGGCGGTGATCGGCCTTACCAAGTCGGTCGCGCAGGATTTCGTGGGCGACGGCATCCGCTGCAACGCGATCTGCCCGGGCACCGTGCAGTCCCCTTCGCTGAACGACCGGATGGCGGCGACGGGCGATGCGGAGAAGGCGCGGGCCGACTTCGTGGCGCGCCAGCCGATGGGTCGCCTCGGCAGCACGAAGGAGATCGCGGAACTGGCGCTGTACCTTGCCAGCGACCTGTCATCCTACACCACCGGGACGGTCAACGTGATCGACGGCGGGTGGAGCAATTCGTGA
- a CDS encoding FadR/GntR family transcriptional regulator produces the protein MKRPTAMYEKPAPDSLRIRRRPRLAEAVVEDIVKAIVTETYPAGTALPPEGMLGDMYGVSRTVVREATMALTEKGLVVSQQGRGTIVRDSGGWDMLDPLILAALFQREDGLSYLDNLSEIRSLLEGQMTYKAAERRSDEELAELGEQMAKLESLIPHPAAYVHEDVMFHDIIMRISGDKLSKAVIDGLQSEALRNHDYSGRLNIEHIRATHVAHEEIYNAIVKGNGPAARKAMRDHIESSWARRRAAKTSAE, from the coding sequence GTGAAGAGACCCACCGCCATGTACGAGAAGCCCGCCCCAGATTCGCTGCGCATCCGGCGGCGGCCCCGCCTGGCGGAGGCGGTGGTCGAGGATATCGTGAAGGCGATCGTCACCGAAACCTACCCCGCGGGCACCGCCCTGCCGCCCGAAGGCATGCTGGGCGACATGTACGGCGTCAGCCGCACCGTCGTGCGGGAGGCGACAATGGCCCTGACGGAGAAGGGGCTGGTCGTGTCGCAGCAGGGACGCGGCACGATCGTGCGCGATTCCGGCGGCTGGGACATGCTCGACCCGCTGATCCTGGCGGCGCTGTTCCAGCGGGAGGACGGGCTCAGCTATCTCGACAACCTGTCGGAGATCCGCTCCCTCCTGGAAGGGCAGATGACCTACAAGGCGGCGGAGCGGCGGTCGGACGAGGAGCTGGCGGAACTGGGCGAGCAGATGGCGAAGCTCGAAAGCCTGATCCCCCACCCCGCCGCCTATGTGCACGAGGATGTGATGTTCCACGACATCATCATGCGCATCTCCGGCGACAAGCTGAGCAAGGCGGTGATCGACGGCCTCCAGTCGGAGGCGCTGCGCAACCACGATTACAGTGGGCGGCTGAACATCGAACACATCCGCGCCACTCATGTCGCGCACGAGGAGATCTACAACGCCATCGTCAAGGGCAACGGCCCCGCCGCGAGGAAGGCGATGCGCGACCACATCGAAAGCTCCTGGGCCAGGCGGCGGGCGGCGAAGACTTCCGCTGAGTGA
- a CDS encoding MFS transporter — translation MSGGVTAMAGDPVAARQPAFVEGAARRRLQISLMVNFFLLMALYSGVLGVLLPNQIAELDAGNKANNLALLFAITSIFSTLATPIAGALSDRTRSRWGRRTPWIAIGSLVGSLALFGVSWMTSFWSLMVLWVMAAIAYNSMQPAMTTLIADRFPPEVRGGVSGIVGAGITAGLTAGTVTAGYLAGRAMLAYGLFAAAIAVSCLAFVALNREPPSDAMPRRPIRWGEFLRGFWISPRQHPDFAWAFASRFTIYMGYQAVAAYLLYILRDYIRLGDGESNIAIANMAIITLVTLVASALLSGWWSDRVQRRKPFVIAGSLIMGCAMVAPLAAPSMAGMWAYAAIIGVGYGMFMSIDIALMTQVLPQSVAGDEGRDLGVLTTAVNIPQIISPVMAAALLGLTDGDYRAIFWAAIIFVFGSALCVIPIRSVR, via the coding sequence ATGAGCGGCGGTGTGACGGCGATGGCGGGCGACCCGGTCGCGGCGCGTCAGCCCGCCTTTGTGGAGGGCGCGGCCCGGCGGCGGCTGCAGATCTCCCTGATGGTCAATTTCTTCCTGCTGATGGCGCTCTACAGCGGGGTGCTGGGCGTGTTGCTGCCCAACCAGATCGCGGAGCTGGATGCGGGCAACAAGGCCAACAACCTGGCGCTGCTGTTCGCCATCACCTCCATCTTCTCCACGCTGGCGACCCCCATCGCCGGCGCCCTGTCGGACCGGACGCGCAGCCGCTGGGGCCGGCGCACGCCGTGGATCGCGATCGGTTCGCTGGTGGGATCGCTGGCGCTGTTCGGCGTATCGTGGATGACCAGCTTCTGGTCGCTGATGGTGCTGTGGGTGATGGCGGCGATCGCCTACAATTCCATGCAGCCGGCGATGACCACGCTGATCGCCGATCGCTTCCCGCCCGAAGTGCGCGGCGGCGTGTCGGGCATCGTCGGCGCGGGGATCACCGCCGGGCTGACCGCGGGCACGGTGACGGCGGGCTATCTGGCAGGGCGGGCCATGCTCGCCTACGGCCTGTTCGCCGCCGCCATCGCGGTTTCCTGCCTCGCCTTCGTGGCGCTGAACCGCGAACCGCCGAGCGATGCCATGCCGCGCCGGCCGATCCGCTGGGGGGAGTTCCTGCGCGGCTTCTGGATCAGCCCCCGCCAGCATCCTGACTTCGCCTGGGCCTTCGCCAGCCGCTTCACCATCTACATGGGGTATCAGGCGGTCGCGGCGTACCTGCTGTATATCCTGCGCGATTACATCCGGCTGGGCGACGGGGAATCGAACATCGCCATCGCCAACATGGCGATCATCACGCTGGTGACGCTGGTCGCATCGGCGCTGCTGTCAGGCTGGTGGTCGGACCGGGTGCAGCGGCGCAAGCCCTTCGTCATCGCTGGCAGCCTGATCATGGGATGCGCCATGGTGGCGCCGCTGGCCGCGCCATCCATGGCGGGCATGTGGGCGTATGCCGCGATCATCGGGGTCGGATACGGCATGTTCATGTCGATCGACATCGCGCTGATGACGCAGGTCCTGCCGCAGAGCGTGGCGGGGGACGAGGGGCGCGACCTGGGCGTGCTGACCACCGCGGTCAACATCCCGCAGATCATCAGCCCGGTGATGGCCGCCGCGCTGCTGGGCCTGACCGATGGCGATTACCGGGCGATCTTCTGGGCGGCGATCATCTTCGTGTTCGGCAGCGCCTTGTGTGTCATCCCGATACGCTCTGTGCGGTAG
- a CDS encoding malectin domain-containing carbohydrate-binding protein, which produces MALLVRIAAFIAAALLAGVAHAEDSRPVEAQWHSVVLDDTAQEQPAAAYLSADTAEWQAVGVPHNWQGYHYNRQLRVGARHGVAWYRTALPIAAPAGDERIALRFEGVNSYATVWVNGREVGRHAGGLTGWEVDITDAVRGGENAVAVRVDHPAGITDLPWVSGDDQPENGFAEGSQPFGIFRPVHLVRSHAVRVRPHGAYAWGAPDAITRDAAQLTGRVELQNRTDRARNVEVELALVDKDGREVAATRFRETLAPGQELTADRPLPAIARPRLWSPADPYLHTLRVRLREGHTVIDESATPFGIRDVRIVSDEAGQRRLLVNGDPLFLRGVAEYEHLLGGSHAFAPEQVDARVAQARAAGFNAWRDAHYPHNLRYGQKLAEGGTMWWPQFSAHIWFDNQAFRDNFRTLLADWVRERRNNPAVFLWGLQNESRLPAPFAGEMVALIRELDPTASTSRLVVTCNGGEGADWNVPQNWSGTYGGDPTQFAAELAKQGLVGEFGGWRSLGLHDEAPHRAQPPTSEEHFTNLMHLKARLANSVGDRAIGYFHWLLGTHENPGRPMRGDGTQIWDGVRPLDHIGPANNKGLMTLWGEPTDAFYMYRALNVPASDAPMAYIVSHSWPDRWQQAGTYSGIEVYSNCPAVDLFNDAAGAVPLGRRERDADGRFVWNEVPVRYATLRADCVLDGKSAASDVITLHNLPPAPGVTPPPAPPAPDVRDPALYRVNAGGNRVVDPAGHVWQGDAIWDADRRWGWQSWAGEHPGLDPLLGSRRPVFDPVAGSDAPGLYTAIRYGRDRLQYRFSVPDGRYRVELHFVEPWYGRAGIDARGWRVFDVAVNGTTLIDDLDIFGEAGFNRALVRTVEADVTGGELRVHFPEVRAGQAVISAIAVTPVDRAVLPPVQSDGLPGSDLLRAFHGADAAVLDRFADNGAPAAPGLNWTTLPPALLDSEVIRPLRERDDMATLFPAVDVVLYQALTDGTVPDGWQATDLAAAMIDRRGTTTPVTFAMRRVAAGQRADVPFGRPTLIRRDLPSPYTPGNFTFARDRTLNEAEADGVERTGGAIDTRLRGHSGPGYVALADGAAGIGWTVETGAAGRRTATLRYQAEGARSGQLALVDDSGIAVATMLVSLTPGADWQELALQTPGFVNAGRYRLELRLDPGPATAIDSVRLE; this is translated from the coding sequence ATGGCGCTGCTGGTGCGGATCGCAGCGTTCATCGCCGCTGCCCTGCTGGCTGGCGTGGCCCATGCCGAGGACAGCCGCCCGGTAGAGGCGCAGTGGCATTCGGTCGTGCTCGACGATACGGCGCAGGAACAGCCCGCCGCCGCCTACCTCTCCGCCGATACCGCCGAATGGCAGGCCGTCGGCGTGCCGCACAATTGGCAGGGCTACCACTACAACCGGCAATTGCGCGTCGGCGCGCGGCATGGCGTCGCATGGTACCGCACCGCCTTGCCCATCGCTGCGCCCGCCGGGGACGAGCGGATCGCGCTGCGGTTCGAAGGGGTGAACAGCTACGCCACCGTCTGGGTCAACGGGCGGGAGGTCGGCCGCCATGCCGGCGGGCTGACCGGGTGGGAGGTGGACATCACCGATGCCGTGCGCGGCGGGGAGAACGCCGTCGCCGTGCGCGTCGATCACCCGGCGGGCATCACCGACCTGCCATGGGTGTCGGGCGACGACCAGCCGGAGAACGGCTTTGCCGAAGGGTCGCAGCCCTTCGGCATCTTCCGCCCGGTGCATCTGGTGCGATCCCACGCCGTCCGCGTCCGCCCGCACGGCGCCTATGCCTGGGGCGCCCCCGACGCGATCACCCGCGACGCCGCGCAGCTGACCGGCCGGGTGGAATTGCAGAACCGCACCGACCGGGCCCGCAATGTCGAGGTCGAGCTGGCGCTGGTCGACAAGGATGGCCGGGAGGTTGCCGCCACCCGCTTCCGCGAGACGCTGGCGCCGGGGCAGGAACTCACCGCCGACCGGCCCCTGCCCGCCATCGCCCGCCCGCGCCTGTGGTCGCCCGCCGACCCCTACCTCCACACTTTGCGCGTGCGGCTGCGCGAAGGCCACACCGTCATCGACGAGAGCGCCACCCCCTTCGGCATCCGCGACGTCCGCATCGTGTCTGACGAGGCCGGTCAGCGCCGCCTGCTGGTGAATGGCGACCCGCTGTTCCTGCGCGGGGTCGCCGAATACGAGCATCTGCTGGGCGGATCGCACGCCTTCGCCCCCGAACAGGTCGATGCTCGCGTGGCGCAGGCGCGCGCCGCCGGGTTCAACGCCTGGCGCGACGCGCATTACCCGCACAACCTCCGCTACGGGCAGAAGCTGGCGGAGGGCGGCACGATGTGGTGGCCGCAATTCAGCGCCCACATCTGGTTCGACAACCAGGCATTTCGTGACAATTTCCGCACCCTGCTGGCCGATTGGGTGCGCGAACGGCGGAACAATCCGGCGGTGTTCCTGTGGGGCCTGCAGAACGAAAGCCGCCTGCCCGCCCCCTTCGCGGGCGAGATGGTGGCGCTGATCCGCGAACTGGACCCGACCGCCTCCACCAGCCGGCTGGTCGTCACCTGCAACGGCGGCGAGGGCGCGGACTGGAACGTGCCGCAGAACTGGTCCGGCACCTATGGCGGCGACCCCACCCAATTCGCCGCCGAGCTGGCGAAGCAGGGGCTGGTCGGCGAATTCGGCGGCTGGCGTTCGCTGGGCCTGCATGACGAGGCGCCCCACCGCGCCCAGCCGCCCACGTCGGAGGAGCACTTCACGAACCTAATGCACCTGAAGGCGCGGCTGGCGAACAGCGTCGGCGACCGGGCGATCGGCTATTTCCACTGGCTGCTCGGCACGCACGAGAACCCCGGCCGCCCGATGCGCGGCGACGGCACGCAGATCTGGGACGGGGTGCGCCCGCTCGATCATATCGGCCCCGCCAACAACAAGGGGCTGATGACCCTGTGGGGCGAGCCCACGGATGCGTTCTACATGTACCGCGCGCTGAACGTGCCGGCCTCCGACGCGCCGATGGCCTATATCGTGTCGCATAGCTGGCCCGACCGCTGGCAGCAGGCGGGCACTTACTCCGGCATTGAGGTCTATTCCAATTGCCCGGCGGTGGACCTGTTCAACGATGCGGCGGGCGCCGTGCCGCTGGGCCGGCGGGAACGCGACGCGGACGGGCGCTTCGTCTGGAACGAGGTGCCGGTGCGCTATGCCACGCTGCGCGCCGATTGCGTGCTGGACGGCAAATCGGCCGCCAGCGACGTAATTACGCTGCACAATCTGCCGCCCGCGCCCGGTGTGACGCCACCACCCGCACCGCCTGCGCCCGATGTCCGCGATCCTGCGCTGTACCGCGTCAATGCCGGCGGCAACCGCGTGGTCGATCCTGCCGGGCATGTCTGGCAGGGCGACGCCATCTGGGACGCCGACCGCCGCTGGGGCTGGCAGAGCTGGGCCGGGGAGCATCCGGGCCTCGACCCGCTGCTCGGCAGCCGGCGCCCGGTGTTCGATCCCGTCGCGGGCAGCGATGCGCCCGGCCTCTACACCGCCATCCGCTATGGCCGAGACCGGCTGCAATACCGCTTCAGCGTGCCCGACGGCCGCTACCGCGTGGAGCTGCACTTCGTGGAGCCGTGGTACGGCCGCGCCGGGATCGACGCGCGCGGCTGGCGCGTGTTCGACGTGGCGGTGAACGGCACCACGCTGATCGACGACCTCGATATCTTTGGGGAAGCCGGCTTCAACCGCGCGCTGGTCCGCACGGTGGAGGCGGACGTCACCGGCGGCGAGCTGCGGGTCCATTTCCCTGAAGTGCGCGCGGGGCAGGCGGTGATCTCCGCCATCGCGGTCACGCCGGTGGACCGGGCGGTGCTGCCGCCGGTCCAGTCGGACGGCCTGCCGGGCAGCGACCTGTTGCGTGCATTCCACGGGGCGGATGCCGCCGTGCTGGACCGCTTCGCCGACAATGGCGCCCCCGCCGCGCCGGGCCTGAACTGGACCACCCTGCCCCCGGCCCTGCTGGACAGCGAGGTGATCCGCCCGCTCCGCGAGCGCGACGACATGGCGACGCTGTTCCCGGCGGTGGACGTGGTGCTGTATCAGGCGCTGACCGATGGCACGGTGCCCGACGGCTGGCAGGCGACCGACCTCGCCGCCGCGATGATCGACCGGCGGGGCACGACCACCCCCGTGACCTTCGCCATGCGCCGGGTGGCGGCGGGGCAGCGGGCCGACGTGCCGTTCGGCCGCCCCACGCTGATCCGCCGCGATTTGCCCAGCCCCTACACGCCCGGCAATTTCACCTTCGCCCGCGACCGGACCCTGAACGAGGCGGAGGCCGACGGGGTGGAGCGGACCGGTGGCGCCATCGACACCCGGCTGCGCGGCCATTCCGGCCCCGGCTATGTCGCGCTGGCCGATGGCGCGGCGGGTATCGGCTGGACGGTGGAGACCGGCGCCGCCGGCCGCCGCACCGCCACCCTGCGCTACCAGGCCGAAGGCGCGCGCAGCGGGCAATTGGCGCTGGTGGACGACAGCGGCATCGCCGTCGCCACCATGCTGGTCAGCCTGACCCCCGGCGCCGACTGGCAGGAACTGGCGCTGCAGACCCCCGGCTTCGTCAATGCGGGCCGCTACCGGCTGGAGCTGCGGCTCGACCCCGGCCCCGCCACTGCGATCGATTCCGTGCGGCTGGAATAA
- a CDS encoding L-rhamnose mutarotase: MTRICLALDLVDDAALIAEYEHWHRVGNTDPAVSRSIRDAGITQMEIYRAGNRLFMVIEADDSYSDEAKAAADAANPAVIAWVAKMKAFQQPIPAAGPDGTWHPMERIFRLTEHTD, translated from the coding sequence GTGACCCGCATCTGCCTGGCGCTGGACCTGGTCGACGATGCCGCGCTGATCGCCGAATATGAACATTGGCACCGGGTCGGCAACACCGACCCCGCCGTCAGCCGGTCGATCCGCGATGCCGGGATCACCCAGATGGAGATCTACCGCGCGGGCAACCGACTGTTCATGGTGATCGAGGCGGACGACAGCTATTCGGACGAGGCGAAGGCCGCCGCCGATGCCGCGAACCCGGCGGTGATCGCCTGGGTGGCGAAGATGAAGGCGTTCCAGCAACCGATCCCCGCCGCCGGGCCGGACGGCACGTGGCACCCGATGGAGCGGATCTTCCGCCTGACGGAGCACACCGACTGA
- a CDS encoding aldo/keto reductase: protein MVDLTALGRLGFGAASIGNLYRALPDVDAHDAVAAAWNAGLRYFDTAPHYGFGLSEKRLGAALAELDPQQTAIISTKVGRRLDPVPPGTDLTAQRQAFVTPEPYESVFDYTYDAVMRSVEGSLARLRRDRVDILYAHDIGRMAHGDDHQRRLAEFMEGGYRALRQLRAAGMVGAIGLGVNEWQVCEEVLAVGEIDVVLLAGRYTLLEQDALETFLPLCETRDVKIVLGGPYNSGILAKGVRGGEPVHYDYQPAPPAIVERVGGIEDICAAHRVPLAAAALQFPLAHPQVVSVIPGMNSAAQVAQAVALMDTAIPPTLWRDLRAAGLIRPDAPVPTT, encoded by the coding sequence ATGGTCGATCTTACCGCCCTGGGACGGCTCGGCTTCGGCGCGGCATCGATCGGCAACCTCTATCGCGCGCTCCCCGATGTGGACGCGCATGACGCGGTCGCCGCCGCGTGGAATGCCGGGCTGCGGTATTTCGACACCGCGCCGCATTACGGCTTCGGCCTCAGCGAGAAGCGGCTAGGCGCGGCGCTGGCCGAGCTGGATCCGCAGCAGACCGCGATCATCTCCACCAAGGTCGGCCGCCGGCTGGACCCGGTGCCCCCCGGCACGGACCTGACGGCGCAGCGGCAGGCCTTCGTCACGCCCGAACCGTACGAAAGCGTGTTCGACTACACCTACGACGCGGTGATGCGGTCGGTGGAGGGGAGCCTCGCCCGGCTGCGGCGGGACCGGGTGGATATCCTCTACGCGCATGACATCGGCCGCATGGCGCATGGCGACGACCACCAGCGCCGCCTCGCCGAGTTCATGGAAGGCGGCTACCGCGCGCTGCGCCAGCTACGCGCCGCGGGCATGGTCGGGGCCATCGGCCTCGGCGTCAACGAATGGCAGGTGTGCGAGGAGGTGCTGGCCGTCGGCGAGATCGACGTGGTGCTGCTGGCCGGCCGCTACACCCTGCTGGAACAGGACGCGCTCGAAACCTTCCTGCCGCTGTGCGAGACGCGCGACGTGAAGATCGTGCTGGGCGGCCCGTACAATTCGGGCATCCTGGCGAAGGGCGTGCGCGGTGGCGAGCCGGTCCATTACGATTACCAGCCCGCCCCGCCCGCCATCGTGGAGCGGGTCGGCGGGATCGAGGATATCTGCGCCGCCCACCGCGTGCCGCTCGCCGCCGCGGCGCTGCAATTCCCCCTTGCCCACCCCCAGGTCGTGTCGGTCATCCCCGGTATGAACAGCGCCGCCCAGGTGGCGCAGGCGGTGGCGCTGATGGACACCGCCATTCCGCCCACGCTGTGGCGCGACCTTCGCGCGGCCGGCCTGATCCGGCCCGACGCCCCCGTTCCCACGACATAG